A region of Peromyscus maniculatus bairdii isolate BWxNUB_F1_BW_parent chromosome 7, HU_Pman_BW_mat_3.1, whole genome shotgun sequence DNA encodes the following proteins:
- the LOC102904132 gene encoding dnaJ homolog subfamily A member 1 has product MVKEITYYDVLGVKPNATQEELKKAYRKLALKYHPDKNPNEGEKFKQISQAYEVLADSKKRELYDKGGEQAIKEGGAGGGFGSPVNIFDMFFGGGGRMQRERRGKNVVHQLSVTLEDLYNGATRKLALQKNVICDKCEGRGGKKGAVEYCPNCRGTGMQIRIHQIGPGMVQQIQSVCMECQGHGERISPKDRCKSCNGRKIVREKKILEVHIDKGMKDGQKITFHGEGDQEPGLEPGDIIIVLDQKDHAVFTRQGEDLFMCMDIQLVEALCGFQKPISTLDNRTIVITSHPGQMVKHGDIKCVLNEGMPIYRRPYEKGCLIIEFKVNFPENGFLSPDKLSLLEKLLPERKEVEETDEMDQVELVDFDPNQERRWHYNGEAYEDDEHHPRGGVQCQTS; this is encoded by the coding sequence ATGGTGAAAGAAATCACTTACTATGATGTTTTGGGGGTCAAACCCAATGCCACCCAGGAAGAACTGAAAAAGGCATACAGAAAATTGGCCTTGAAGTACCACCCTGATAAGAATCCAAATGAAGGCGAAAAGTTTAAACAGATTTCTCAAGCTTATGAAGTTCTTGCTGATTCCAAAAAAAGGGAATTATATGATAAAGGAGGCGAACAGGCTATTAAAGAGGGTGGAGCAGGTGGTGGTTTTGGCTCGCCCGTGAATATCTTTGATATGTtctttggaggaggaggaaggatgcaaagagaaaggagaggtaaAAACGTTGTGCACCAGCTCTCAGTGACCTTGGAAGACTTGTATAATGGTGCAACAAGAAAACTGGCTCTTCAGAagaatgtgatttgtgacaaatGTGAAGGCCGAGGTGGTAAGAAAGGAGCAGTAGAGTACTGTCCCAACTGTCGGGGGACTGGCATGCAAATAAGGATTCATCAGATCGGACCAGGAATGGTTCAGCAGATTCAGTCGGTGTGCATGGAGTGCCAGGGTCATGGAGAACGCATCAGTCCTAAAGACAGGTGTAAAAGCTGCAATGGAAGAAAGATAGTGCGAGAGAAGAAGATTTTAGAAGTTCATATTGATAAAGGTATGAAAGATGGTCAGAAGATAACATTCCATGGTGAAGGAGACCAAGAACCAGGACTGGAGCCAGGGGATATTATCATTGTGTTAGACCAGAAGGACCATGCTGTTTTTACACGACAAGGAGAAGACCTTTTCATGTGTATGGACATTCAGCTGGTTGAAGCCTTGTGCGGCTTCCAGAAGCCAATATCCACTCTTGACAACCGGACCATAGTCATCACCTCTCACCCAGGTCAGATGGTCAAGCATGGAGATATAAAATGTGTGCTAAACGAAGGTATGCCAATATACCGTCGGCCATATGAAAAAGGATGTCTGATCATTGAGTTTAAGGTGAACTTTCCTGAAAATGGCTTTCTCTCTCCTGATAAACTCTCTTTGCTGGAAAAACTCCTTCCTGAAAGGAAGGAAGTAGAAGAGACTGATGAAATGGATCAGGTAGAACTGGTGGACTTTGATCCGAACCAGGAAAGACGGTGGCATTATAACGGAGAAGCATATGAGGACGATGAACATCACCCCAGAGGTGGCGTTCAGTGTCAGACCTCTTAA